From Vibrio aerogenes, a single genomic window includes:
- a CDS encoding DUF2931 family protein, whose protein sequence is MSSETKILIHMEFKVPLKLKIIVLLIVVISVGGYSLYHYSHSAPKLAKGSAPWNIYISMPSLYPVYITQAYGISEVEDWTSPMMGGKQFMRRSGLKYVREHFPKYDGYGLPISGSVNSVLTQVAGKKSIPDSIYLYWVSLANLRFFVTRFDITPEIVKKMQQIRRWGNRERHCSLNQFVFGLLPNGQAKVWLTGCRIPEYIGEVAPLMEKDRDTNGYNKEDYHDSAMIKDIKARAEALGVNLFPVPWDRLERVYTYDKDGEYALRKARKLKRQAGK, encoded by the coding sequence TTGTCGAGTGAAACCAAGATTCTGATTCATATGGAATTTAAGGTGCCGTTAAAACTGAAAATTATAGTTTTACTGATTGTTGTAATCAGTGTTGGTGGATACTCCCTATATCACTATAGTCACAGTGCACCTAAGTTAGCTAAAGGTTCTGCTCCCTGGAATATTTACATCAGCATGCCTTCGTTATACCCGGTTTACATCACCCAAGCATATGGTATCAGTGAAGTGGAAGATTGGACGTCTCCTATGATGGGGGGCAAACAGTTTATGCGGCGTTCCGGGTTGAAGTATGTTCGGGAACATTTCCCCAAATATGATGGATATGGATTACCAATAAGCGGCTCAGTTAACTCCGTACTGACCCAAGTGGCAGGTAAAAAGAGTATCCCGGACAGTATTTATCTGTATTGGGTATCACTGGCGAACTTAAGGTTCTTTGTTACCCGGTTTGATATTACGCCGGAGATTGTGAAAAAAATGCAACAAATCCGCCGCTGGGGAAACAGAGAACGGCATTGTTCGTTGAATCAATTTGTGTTCGGTTTATTACCCAATGGGCAAGCGAAAGTTTGGCTGACGGGATGCAGGATACCTGAATATATCGGAGAAGTAGCCCCTCTAATGGAAAAAGACCGGGATACCAATGGTTATAATAAAGAAGATTATCATGATTCAGCCATGATAAAAGATATTAAAGCGAGAGCTGAAGCTTTGGGGGTTAACTTATTCCCAGTACCGTGGGACAGGCTTGAGCGGGTATATACTTACGACAAAGATGGTGAATATGCTTTGCGTAAGGCAAGAAAGCTGAAACGGCAAGCCGGGAAGTAA
- a CDS encoding DUF2931 family protein has translation MVLKIPLKLKIVIVLIILAGVSGVMISHNHASAPKLAKGASPWKIFISMPSLYPVSVTQAYGVSEVEDWTSPTIGGGQFMRLSSLENLRENFPEYDGYGLPFSPFVNPTLTQASGKKSIPDSIYLYWVSLANQRFFVTRFDITPEVVAKMQQIRRWGETKQSCSLHHFVFGLLPNGQAKVWLTGCRVPEYIGEVAPLMEAKADSNGFDKAYYQKMYYTQDIKERAKELGVDLFPVPWEKLERIYFYQKDGKGALRKARKLKQQQQAGK, from the coding sequence ATGGTCCTTAAAATTCCTCTTAAACTGAAAATTGTCATTGTACTGATCATTCTGGCCGGTGTGAGTGGGGTTATGATCTCTCACAATCACGCCAGCGCCCCTAAACTGGCTAAAGGGGCCAGCCCTTGGAAGATTTTTATTAGTATGCCTTCATTATATCCGGTCTCAGTCACTCAGGCGTATGGTGTTAGTGAGGTGGAAGACTGGACATCGCCAACCATTGGGGGGGGGCAGTTTATGCGTCTGTCCAGTCTTGAAAACTTAAGGGAGAATTTTCCGGAATATGATGGGTACGGATTACCTTTCAGCCCTTTTGTCAATCCTACTTTGACTCAGGCGTCGGGTAAGAAAAGTATCCCGGATAGTATTTATCTGTATTGGGTGTCACTGGCGAATCAGCGCTTTTTTGTTACCCGGTTTGATATCACGCCGGAAGTCGTGGCAAAAATGCAACAAATTCGTCGTTGGGGAGAAACCAAACAGAGCTGTTCATTACATCATTTTGTGTTCGGTTTATTACCCAATGGGCAGGCGAAAGTCTGGCTGACGGGATGCCGGGTGCCTGAGTACATCGGAGAAGTAGCCCCTCTGATGGAAGCAAAGGCAGACAGCAACGGTTTTGATAAAGCGTATTATCAGAAAATGTACTACACCCAAGATATCAAGGAGCGAGCTAAGGAGCTGGGAGTCGATTTATTTCCGGTACCGTGGGAAAAGCTGGAGCGGATCTATTTTTATCAAAAAGATGGAAAGGGAGCTTTGCGTAAAGCGAGAAAGCTGAAACAGCAGCAACAGGCAGGTAAGTAA
- a CDS encoding DUF2931 family protein encodes MSSLYPVSVTQAYGISEVEDWTSPTIGGSQSLSRSSLKHVREHFPKYDGYGLPISGSVNTMLTQVARKKSIPDSIYLYWVSLANQRFFVTRFDITPEIVAKMQQLRHWGNRELHCSLNQFVFGLLPNGQAKVWLTGCRVPEYIGEVAPLMEGKTDSNGFDKAYYQRKYYTQEIKDRAKALGVDLFPVPWDRLERVYTYDKDGEYALRKARKLKQQAGK; translated from the coding sequence ATGTCCTCATTATATCCGGTCTCTGTCACTCAGGCGTATGGTATTAGTGAGGTGGAAGACTGGACATCGCCAACCATTGGCGGGAGCCAGTCTTTGAGTCGATCAAGTCTAAAGCATGTTCGGGAGCATTTCCCAAAATATGATGGATATGGTTTACCCATTAGTGGTTCTGTTAATACCATGCTGACCCAAGTGGCGAGGAAAAAAAGTATCCCGGATAGTATTTATCTGTATTGGGTGTCGCTGGCGAATCAACGCTTTTTTGTTACCCGGTTTGATATTACGCCGGAAATCGTGGCAAAAATGCAACAACTTCGTCACTGGGGAAATAGAGAGCTGCATTGTTCGTTGAATCAATTTGTGTTCGGTTTATTACCCAATGGGCAAGCGAAAGTCTGGTTGACGGGATGTCGGGTACCTGAATATATCGGAGAAGTAGCCCCTCTGATGGAAGGAAAAACCGACAGCAATGGATTTGATAAAGCATATTATCAGAGAAAGTATTATACCCAAGAAATCAAGGACCGCGCGAAGGCTCTGGGTGTGGATTTGTTCCCGGTACCGTGGGACAGGCTTGAGCGGGTATATACTTACGACAAAGATGGTGAATATGCTTTACGTAAGGCAAGAAAGCTGAAACAGCAAGCCGGGAAGTAA
- a CDS encoding formylglycine-generating enzyme family protein, with protein MNHYRDFKPDEWNHSTGINDIGQWPANPLGIFDLSNNVKEWVNDWYSSDYYSKSPELNPKGPESGKEKVYRGDDKTIDRGHSVPQLDGYHYYGIRCSLQQSTQQLQ; from the coding sequence ATCAACCATTACAGAGATTTCAAACCGGATGAATGGAATCACTCCACCGGCATCAATGACATAGGACAATGGCCCGCTAACCCTCTTGGCATTTTTGATTTATCAAACAACGTTAAAGAATGGGTTAATGATTGGTATTCATCTGATTATTACAGCAAATCTCCTGAACTAAACCCCAAAGGCCCTGAATCGGGAAAAGAAAAAGTCTATAGAGGTGATGATAAAACAATTGATCGTGGGCATTCGGTCCCACAATTAGACGGATACCACTATTATGGTATCCGATGTAGCCTGCAGCAAAGCACTCAACAATTACAGTAG
- a CDS encoding formylglycine-generating enzyme family protein translates to MKLRWLSLCLLPLLAACNSSSDLSASSESVSQQQIDTIIKNIQTQHPKLDHQLQQQILDVAVRAIENMVFIKGGSFMMGDFHAPCNPKDVKRMDWTPEAKCLSSLTSKKTGADHLHKVTLDSYSLSKYETSMANFDTYLQTLGQPFDQYFVQWKVDGKPLKHTDTYYQKFYKRAQQKPTKVNGGPKQKIIVRG, encoded by the coding sequence ATGAAACTCCGTTGGCTTTCCCTCTGTTTGCTACCACTGCTCGCAGCCTGCAACTCAAGTTCCGATCTCTCCGCCAGCAGCGAGAGTGTCTCTCAGCAGCAAATCGACACCATCATTAAAAATATTCAAACCCAGCACCCAAAACTTGACCATCAGCTGCAACAACAAATCCTTGATGTAGCAGTGAGGGCGATTGAGAATATGGTGTTTATCAAAGGTGGCAGCTTCATGATGGGGGACTTTCACGCGCCCTGTAACCCAAAAGATGTAAAGCGAATGGACTGGACGCCGGAGGCTAAATGCCTTAGTTCATTGACAAGCAAAAAAACAGGTGCCGACCATCTCCATAAAGTCACACTGGATAGTTATTCTTTATCGAAGTATGAAACTTCAATGGCAAATTTTGATACATATCTTCAAACATTAGGACAACCGTTCGATCAATATTTTGTTCAGTGGAAAGTTGATGGGAAACCGTTAAAGCACACGGATACATACTATCAAAAGTTCTATAAAAGGGCACAGCAGAAACCGACAAAAGTTAATGGTGGCCCCAAGCAAAAAATTATTGTACGTGGTTAA
- a CDS encoding SymE family type I addiction module toxin, which yields MYHLHEHTGRVQSHDGTDNEDAIPMIQVTGGWMKQFGFEVKQTLRVTVSERRMLIEATDKD from the coding sequence ATGTATCACCTACATGAACACACTGGCCGGGTTCAATCCCATGATGGTACAGACAATGAGGATGCCATTCCGATGATTCAGGTGACCGGCGGCTGGATGAAGCAGTTCGGTTTTGAAGTGAAACAGACGCTACGAGTGACGGTAAGTGAACGACGGATGTTAATTGAGGCTACAGATAAAGATTAA
- a CDS encoding S1 family peptidase has protein sequence MNKNVMALFAGLALPAGMVLSGYANATSSAKIINGVEADKDSWPYMTALIDKSKLNAFQGQFCGGTFLGGRYILTASHCVSDIVKSNTINVYASVGVHDLNNVDTEGQKAEIQNIYMHEDYYASSIEIHNDIAIIELAEEITASHVELSDDTLTNSLITGNTLTAAGWGQQSATENLFSSKLYQVDIPYTDRSTCQNVGGVYATVGDDAICAGYAEGGKDVCHGDSGGPLFYNDNGTFKQVGIVSWGTTCADENAYSVYSDVAYFSDWIAAKTSGVSYKQRINSDATTQNVQIALPVTNYGTEAFDVKSVFAIPAVSIVSHTCNDTLGEGESCQVTINVDRKAAGFLTSETDTEIPVSLRTNHTLASELKMTLHFNNAYVADVSSSDDTTSSDDSASSDDSTSASGSAQSSGSTATSGSSSSGGSGGASFGLVFLAMLGCFFRRRYL, from the coding sequence ATGAATAAAAATGTAATGGCTTTGTTCGCTGGTTTGGCTTTACCGGCAGGTATGGTGTTGTCTGGATATGCAAACGCGACGTCTAGTGCGAAGATTATCAATGGTGTCGAGGCTGATAAAGATAGCTGGCCTTATATGACAGCTTTAATTGATAAAAGTAAATTGAATGCTTTTCAAGGGCAGTTTTGTGGTGGGACGTTTCTTGGTGGCCGTTATATTTTAACTGCCTCGCATTGTGTTTCGGACATCGTGAAGTCGAATACGATTAATGTGTATGCTTCTGTCGGGGTCCATGATCTGAATAATGTGGATACAGAAGGGCAAAAAGCCGAGATTCAAAATATCTACATGCATGAGGACTACTATGCCAGCTCTATCGAAATTCACAACGATATTGCAATTATTGAGCTGGCAGAAGAAATCACTGCAAGTCATGTTGAATTATCCGATGACACACTGACAAACTCATTGATCACAGGAAATACTTTGACTGCGGCAGGATGGGGACAACAATCTGCAACGGAGAATCTGTTCTCTTCAAAACTGTATCAGGTTGATATTCCTTATACTGATCGCAGTACTTGTCAGAATGTCGGCGGTGTCTATGCAACTGTCGGTGATGATGCGATTTGTGCCGGTTATGCTGAGGGTGGGAAAGATGTTTGTCATGGCGATAGCGGCGGCCCCTTATTTTATAATGACAATGGTACTTTCAAACAGGTTGGTATTGTGAGTTGGGGCACGACATGCGCGGATGAAAATGCTTATTCCGTTTACTCTGATGTAGCTTACTTCAGTGACTGGATTGCTGCGAAAACAAGTGGTGTCAGTTACAAGCAACGGATCAATTCAGATGCAACGACACAAAATGTTCAGATTGCTCTTCCGGTGACAAATTATGGAACAGAAGCTTTTGATGTGAAGAGCGTGTTTGCTATACCGGCTGTGTCTATTGTAAGCCACACTTGTAATGATACGCTGGGCGAAGGAGAAAGCTGCCAGGTTACCATTAATGTGGACAGAAAAGCTGCTGGTTTCCTGACTTCAGAGACGGATACTGAGATTCCTGTAAGTTTGAGGACAAACCATACATTGGCATCTGAATTAAAGATGACATTGCACTTCAATAATGCATATGTAGCGGATGTATCTTCTTCAGATGATACAACGAGTTCAGATGATTCAGCATCCTCTGATGATTCAACATCGGCTTCTGGTTCTGCACAATCTTCCGGCTCAACAGCCACATCAGGAAGCTCTTCATCCGGTGGTTCAGGTGGAGCATCATTCGGTTTAGTTTTTTTAGCGATGCTAGGCTGTTTTTTCAGACGACGCTACCTATAA
- a CDS encoding S1 family peptidase, producing the protein MKKNRVTLWVGLALPVGLALSGYVGASSENTARIINGTQSAEGDWPFMTAMVYKNSDVYNGQFCGATFLGGRYVLTASHCVADLVTSNTYQADAIIGIYDLSNDDEGQRVEIQNIYMHEDYKSSPPQNDVAILELTQEVTETNVELTTSTLTDSLSAGDSLTVMGWGNQSTTSGVFPHQLYQVDVPYVDRSTCQNLGGKYSYVGDDAICAGLEEGGKDSCQGDSGGPIVYNDNGTYKQVGIVSWGIGCAQPNAYGVYTNIAYFSDWIAAKTSGVSYRQRINSSSTEQNVQIDIPLANYGSEIFDVTNFELPTGVTIANNSCSSALNQGESCTVTVNIDRKTAGFTTTQTGTSLTLNILTDQSKASELQIEAFFSSGYTEDASSSDDSGSSDDSGSSDSSDSSDSSSTSTSTSGSSSSGSGGASLGLMMMAMFGLMFRRRQTKQDDSKAARWL; encoded by the coding sequence ATGAAAAAAAACAGAGTAACACTTTGGGTTGGTTTGGCTTTGCCCGTTGGTTTGGCTTTATCAGGATATGTTGGGGCATCATCGGAGAATACGGCCCGCATTATCAATGGGACGCAGTCCGCTGAAGGGGACTGGCCATTTATGACCGCCATGGTTTATAAAAACTCAGACGTTTATAACGGTCAGTTTTGTGGTGCTACTTTCCTTGGTGGCCGGTATGTATTAACGGCTTCTCACTGTGTTGCTGACCTGGTGACATCCAACACCTATCAGGCCGATGCGATTATCGGGATTTATGATTTAAGTAATGACGATGAAGGGCAGCGGGTTGAGATTCAGAATATCTACATGCATGAAGACTACAAATCGTCACCACCGCAAAATGATGTTGCGATTCTTGAGCTGACTCAGGAAGTAACTGAAACCAATGTAGAACTGACAACATCAACGCTAACGGATTCTCTCTCTGCCGGAGACTCGTTGACTGTGATGGGGTGGGGGAATCAGTCGACGACATCGGGTGTTTTTCCTCACCAGTTATATCAGGTCGATGTGCCTTATGTTGATCGCAGTACCTGTCAGAACCTGGGTGGCAAATATAGCTATGTTGGAGATGATGCAATTTGTGCTGGTCTGGAAGAAGGTGGTAAAGATTCATGTCAGGGCGATAGTGGTGGTCCGATTGTGTATAACGATAACGGCACTTATAAACAGGTTGGTATCGTGAGTTGGGGGATTGGTTGCGCACAGCCAAATGCTTATGGCGTTTATACCAATATTGCCTATTTTTCTGACTGGATTGCAGCGAAAACCAGTGGTGTGAGTTACCGGCAGCGGATTAATTCCTCATCTACGGAACAAAATGTCCAGATTGATATCCCATTGGCGAACTACGGCTCTGAAATTTTTGATGTGACTAATTTTGAATTACCAACAGGCGTGACGATTGCGAATAATAGTTGTTCTTCTGCTTTGAATCAGGGAGAGAGCTGTACAGTTACAGTCAATATCGACAGAAAAACCGCTGGTTTCACCACAACACAGACTGGTACATCATTGACGCTGAATATTTTAACAGATCAGTCGAAAGCTTCTGAACTTCAAATTGAAGCTTTCTTTAGCAGTGGTTATACAGAAGATGCTTCATCGTCTGATGATTCGGGCTCATCGGATGATTCCGGTTCATCTGACAGTTCTGATTCATCTGATAGCTCATCAACCTCAACAAGCACTTCGGGCAGCAGCTCTTCCGGTTCGGGTGGTGCATCATTGGGTTTGATGATGATGGCGATGTTTGGGCTGATGTTCAGACGCAGACAAACAAAACAGGATGACAGCAAAGCCGCCAGATGGTTGTAA
- a CDS encoding glycoside hydrolase family 3 protein: MSIHKFLAISSAFLLTTGCAVANYPDKNTDFRTNHTEWPALKNGIKKTSEIEQAIEKILKTMSLEEKIGQMTQPTIMNTTPEDIIQYHIGSVLNGGNDWPDNNKNATVNEWLTLADSYWQASMDTSDGHAAIPVIWGTDAVHGYGNVKGSVLFPHNIGLGAAHDPAMMERIGRATASQVTTTGLDWTFAPTLAVVRDDRWGRTYEGYSEDPEIVFRYGDAMVRGIQGNFDQNHVIATAKHYLGDGGTYQGTDQGNNLSSEHDLINIHAQGYYSALQAGAQTVMASYSSWKGDKMHGNEYLLTQILKEQMNFDGFVVSDWNAIGQIPGCTNFHCPQAINAGIDMVMIAEKKWPDFIANTIKDVQDGTIPMSRIDDAVKRILRVKMRAGLFDKPMPSKRLGAGKTAKLQNQSLRDLAREAVRKSLVLLKNNHHVLPIDKSANILVTGKTADNISNQTGGWSITWQGTGNTNADFPYATSILKGLKDAVSDRGQITFSEDGAKASDAYDVIIAVIGETPYAEGQGDIKPDDTLSFSKHYPQDAALLATLKQNAPDVPVVTVYVGGRPLWMNPEINKSDAFVAAWLPGTEGNGIADVLFGDFDFTGKLSYSWPENECQISNRGDHNHPLFPYGYGLNTSDDQTVGPLSQDSQPTGCGQR; this comes from the coding sequence ATGTCAATTCATAAATTCTTAGCCATTTCGAGCGCTTTTTTGCTCACCACAGGCTGTGCTGTCGCAAACTACCCGGATAAAAATACCGATTTCAGAACAAATCACACAGAATGGCCTGCGCTCAAAAACGGCATCAAAAAAACATCCGAAATTGAGCAGGCGATTGAAAAAATTCTGAAAACCATGTCTCTGGAAGAAAAAATCGGCCAGATGACACAACCAACCATCATGAACACCACGCCGGAAGATATCATTCAATATCATATCGGCTCAGTACTGAATGGCGGGAACGACTGGCCAGACAATAACAAAAATGCAACCGTGAATGAGTGGCTCACACTGGCAGACAGTTACTGGCAAGCCTCTATGGATACATCTGACGGTCATGCAGCCATTCCGGTCATTTGGGGGACCGATGCTGTGCATGGCTATGGAAATGTCAAAGGTTCGGTCCTTTTTCCGCATAATATCGGTTTAGGCGCTGCACACGATCCGGCCATGATGGAACGCATTGGCCGTGCAACTGCATCACAGGTCACAACCACAGGATTAGACTGGACATTTGCGCCGACACTGGCTGTCGTCCGGGATGATCGCTGGGGAAGAACTTACGAAGGTTACTCAGAAGATCCGGAGATTGTCTTCCGTTATGGTGATGCCATGGTCCGCGGTATTCAGGGGAATTTTGATCAAAACCATGTCATAGCAACCGCGAAACATTATCTCGGTGATGGCGGCACCTATCAGGGCACCGATCAGGGAAATAACCTGAGCAGCGAGCACGATCTTATCAATATCCATGCACAAGGTTACTACTCAGCGCTTCAGGCTGGTGCACAAACCGTGATGGCATCCTACAGCAGCTGGAAAGGTGACAAAATGCATGGAAATGAGTACTTACTGACTCAAATACTGAAAGAGCAAATGAATTTTGATGGCTTTGTCGTTTCAGACTGGAATGCCATTGGCCAGATTCCCGGATGTACGAACTTCCACTGCCCGCAAGCCATCAATGCCGGTATTGATATGGTGATGATTGCGGAGAAAAAATGGCCGGATTTCATCGCCAACACCATCAAAGATGTGCAGGATGGGACGATTCCGATGAGCCGGATTGATGATGCTGTGAAGCGTATTCTGCGGGTAAAAATGCGCGCAGGTTTGTTTGATAAACCGATGCCATCAAAACGTTTGGGAGCAGGTAAAACGGCAAAACTTCAGAATCAATCACTACGGGATCTGGCCAGAGAAGCGGTCCGGAAATCTCTGGTACTTCTGAAAAATAATCACCATGTTCTGCCAATCGATAAATCTGCAAATATTTTGGTCACGGGTAAAACGGCAGATAATATCAGCAACCAAACTGGTGGCTGGTCAATCACCTGGCAGGGAACCGGCAATACAAATGCTGACTTTCCGTATGCGACATCAATTCTGAAGGGGTTAAAAGATGCGGTCAGTGACCGGGGACAGATCACATTCAGCGAAGATGGCGCAAAAGCCAGTGACGCATATGATGTGATTATTGCAGTCATCGGTGAAACCCCTTATGCAGAAGGCCAGGGCGATATTAAACCGGATGATACACTATCTTTCTCAAAACACTATCCGCAGGATGCAGCGCTTCTGGCTACGCTCAAACAGAATGCACCGGATGTACCCGTTGTCACTGTTTACGTTGGCGGACGTCCACTATGGATGAACCCTGAAATCAACAAATCAGATGCATTTGTTGCCGCATGGTTACCAGGCACTGAAGGCAATGGGATTGCTGATGTTCTGTTTGGTGATTTCGACTTCACCGGCAAATTATCATATAGCTGGCCGGAGAATGAGTGTCAGATCAGTAACCGGGGCGATCACAACCATCCTCTGTTTCCTTATGGCTACGGCCTGAATACCAGCGATGATCAAACCGTTGGCCCCTTATCTCAGGATTCACAACCAACCGGATGTGGTCAGCGGTAA
- a CDS encoding glutathione S-transferase, whose translation MIQVHHLEKSRSNRIVWLLEELGAEYQVVTYHRDPKSYGAPAELKKVYPLGVSPVITDGEVTVAESGAIIEYLLDHYDPEQRYRPAAGQSLLDYRYWMHFAEGSLMPFLVMQLILSKSKKRVPFFIRPVIGKFVDALYEKVVLPRLTPQLQLIDDFLAVNHWFAGEHLSGADFQMFLSLQLAAMQADISSYTHIQRYMQEVKGLQSYQRAEKQF comes from the coding sequence ATGATTCAAGTTCACCATCTGGAAAAATCACGTTCAAACCGGATTGTTTGGCTGCTGGAGGAATTAGGGGCAGAGTATCAGGTTGTAACCTATCACCGCGACCCGAAATCATATGGCGCACCGGCTGAATTAAAAAAAGTCTACCCTCTTGGGGTCTCTCCGGTCATTACAGATGGGGAAGTGACGGTTGCTGAATCAGGCGCGATTATTGAGTATTTGCTGGATCATTATGATCCGGAACAACGATACAGGCCGGCGGCTGGTCAGTCATTACTTGATTACCGGTACTGGATGCATTTTGCTGAAGGTTCATTGATGCCCTTTTTGGTGATGCAGCTGATATTAAGCAAGTCAAAGAAACGTGTACCATTTTTCATCCGGCCAGTGATTGGTAAATTTGTCGATGCTTTATATGAGAAAGTTGTGTTGCCGCGTTTAACGCCACAACTTCAGCTCATTGATGATTTTCTTGCTGTGAATCATTGGTTTGCGGGGGAGCATCTCAGCGGGGCTGATTTTCAAATGTTTCTTTCTTTGCAACTGGCAGCAATGCAGGCTGATATTTCTTCATACACTCATATTCAGCGTTATATGCAGGAAGTCAAAGGATTACAAAGTTATCAACGCGCTGAAAAACAGTTTTGA
- a CDS encoding malic enzyme-like NAD(P)-binding protein, translating to MSEDNSQNLTPEEILRQKALAYHATPTAGKIEIALTKPADSAEDLALAYSPGVAEPVREIAQNVDNIYKYTAKGNTVAVISNGTAILGLGNLGPMASKPVMEGKALLFKRFAGLDSIDIEVKHRTIDEFVDTVANIADTFGGINLEDIKAPDCFEIEKRLIEKCDIPVFHDDQHGTAIVTAAGMLNAIELQGKDLKECTIVCLGAGAAAVACMELLIKCGAMREKIYMLDRKGVIHTRRDDLNEYKQRFASNTDKRTLEDVIAGADLFLGVSGPNLLPAETLKLMADKPVVFACSNPDPEIKPETAHQVRQDLIMGTGRSDYPNQVNNVLCFPFIFRGALDVRASEINDEMKIAAIEAIRQLAKEPVPAEVLKAAGADNLAFGPEYIIPKPMDPRLLPRVAKAVAQAAVDSGVARIEMPENYMND from the coding sequence ATGTCTGAAGACAACAGTCAAAATTTAACTCCGGAAGAAATTCTTCGCCAGAAAGCGCTGGCATACCACGCAACCCCAACAGCCGGTAAAATTGAAATCGCCCTGACCAAACCGGCAGATTCAGCCGAAGATCTGGCACTGGCATATAGCCCGGGTGTTGCGGAACCTGTTCGTGAAATCGCCCAAAACGTGGACAACATTTACAAATATACAGCGAAAGGAAACACCGTTGCTGTTATTTCAAACGGGACAGCGATTTTAGGCTTAGGCAATTTAGGACCAATGGCATCAAAACCTGTCATGGAAGGGAAGGCCTTACTGTTTAAACGTTTTGCCGGCCTTGATTCGATTGATATTGAAGTGAAACACCGGACAATTGATGAGTTTGTAGACACTGTCGCAAATATTGCTGACACATTTGGCGGAATTAATCTTGAAGATATCAAAGCCCCTGACTGCTTTGAGATAGAAAAACGTCTGATTGAAAAATGTGATATCCCGGTTTTCCATGATGATCAACACGGCACAGCAATCGTTACTGCAGCGGGAATGCTGAATGCCATTGAACTTCAGGGTAAAGATCTGAAGGAATGTACCATCGTCTGTCTTGGTGCCGGAGCAGCGGCGGTTGCCTGTATGGAACTGCTAATTAAGTGCGGTGCCATGCGTGAAAAAATCTACATGCTTGACCGCAAAGGCGTGATTCACACCCGTCGTGATGACCTGAATGAATATAAACAGCGCTTCGCCAGCAACACAGATAAAAGAACACTCGAAGATGTGATTGCCGGTGCCGATCTGTTCCTGGGGGTCTCTGGTCCGAATCTGCTTCCGGCAGAAACTTTGAAGCTGATGGCTGATAAACCCGTTGTTTTTGCCTGTTCAAACCCGGACCCGGAAATCAAACCAGAAACTGCCCATCAGGTTCGTCAAGATCTGATCATGGGAACCGGACGATCTGACTATCCAAACCAGGTCAATAATGTCCTGTGTTTCCCGTTTATTTTCCGGGGTGCTCTGGATGTCCGCGCCAGTGAAATCAACGATGAAATGAAAATTGCAGCCATTGAAGCAATTCGCCAGCTGGCAAAAGAGCCTGTTCCTGCAGAAGTTCTGAAAGCAGCCGGTGCAGACAATCTTGCTTTTGGCCCGGAATACATCATTCCGAAACCAATGGATCCGCGTTTGCTGCCACGAGTTGCGAAAGCCGTCGCTCAGGCAGCCGTTGACTCTGGTGTTGCCCGGATTGAGATGCCTGAAAATTATATGAACGACTAG
- the rpmE gene encoding 50S ribosomal protein L31, with product MKTGIHPEYKEVNATCSCGNSFVFKSSMSKESLHLDVCDKCHPFYTGKQRIVDTGGRVDRFNKRFGSLSSKK from the coding sequence ATGAAAACTGGTATCCACCCAGAATATAAAGAAGTGAATGCAACTTGCTCTTGCGGCAACTCATTCGTTTTTAAATCATCAATGAGCAAAGAATCACTTCACCTTGACGTATGTGACAAATGTCACCCATTCTACACTGGTAAACAGCGTATCGTTGATACAGGCGGCCGTGTAGATCGCTTCAACAAGCGTTTCGGCAGCTTGTCAAGCAAGAAGTAA